Sequence from the Suncus etruscus isolate mSunEtr1 chromosome 1, mSunEtr1.pri.cur, whole genome shotgun sequence genome:
CCCCCGGACCGTAGTATTCGCTCTGGTAATCTGCAGGGAGAGCGACGGGGACAGGCGGGTCAGGGGATAAAGAGCCGGGTGGCAATGGGGTGAACGGGCTAGGAGGAGAATTTGGGGACAAGGAAAGCGGGGAGCTCGTTTTTGGGGTTCCCCTGAGGGCCTGGGGACTGGAAAGAGGTTCGGGGCGCACACGGGCGCTGCTCCCCGTCTCGGATGGGGAATTTGGCGTTGGCGCTTATTTCTGTGCCACCTTTGCGCCACTCCACCACCCCCGTTCCGCAGCCAAGTCCAGGATCGTCTCCCGCGCAGCCACCCGCTTCCAACGAAGCCCGCCCGGGCCCTGCGCTCCCGGCCGCTGGGAGATGCGCCTACCTCCGTAGAAGGAGAAGGGCCCGTTGGGGATGAGCTCGCCCGGCTCCAGGCGGTCCACCAAGGGCCGCATCCGGCGCGGGCTGCGGAAGAAGGCGTGACGCCTGGCACCTAACGCGCTCAGCTGCTTCATCCTGCGCTCCTTGGAGCGGCGATTCTGGAACCAGACCTGCAACATACCCGCCCGCACCGGGACGAGGGGTGAGGCGGCGTAGACCCCACCTACCCCCTAGGGCCAGCACCGCCTAGCTCGAAGACTTCAGGCACTCCCCACTGATGGGTGtgtaagagagagtgagagattgAAGAGGGGAGAGGTGCCTCTAAGGGGAACCCCCCACAAGGCTGGACCCTTCTCCAAAGACGCCGGGTTTGCTAGATTCCTGAGAGGGGGATTTGGGGGGCGCTGCCCCGCCCGAGGAATAGCCCTTGGAGTGTAGCCGGCTGCGTTGTTTCCAAAAGTCCTGCGGCCAGTGAGAACTTACCCGAGGCTATCCACACCTGAGACATTCAACCTCTCCCCAACGCTCCCTATCCACTCCCTCCTAGGCTCCGCAGTGGAGGCCGCCAGAGACTACCCAGAGCATAGAACCACCTGCCGTGAGCACTCGGTTCTCCAGGACAGTGACACCCACACCCTCAATCACCTACGCACAACTACTCGGGGTGTCCGGGTGCCAAACAGATTTAGCCACACACCAGCACGGATAGCAAAAGGGACTTGCTAAGTCCCTGGTCCGTGTGAGTTTGATGAAACTCCACCTGTGAGACAGACTCGAAGGTCCATTCGCCCACACACTCTTGGCTTGGAGAGCTGGGGCTCTGTGAACTGGACCCCGGATCTGGGATCAGGGACGGCCAAGACTGATCACCAGGTCTCAAGTCTTCCTTCTCCACGCACACACATGGACCTCAGCCCCGGGGGGAAGGAGTGGGGGATGCTCATATCTTATTCCCTGGGGAGTACCCAAAGAAAAAGTAGCTTCCCTTCAGGACCACCTCCCTTTTAGAACAGGGACAAGCGGCAAGTGGGAATAAGGGGGACGGGCAGAAAAATCTCTGTATATGGGCTTGTCTAAATTGGTGTTGGAGACGGTGAAGACTAGATCTAGCGTGCTGAAGGCCGCAGATCGATTGGCTCAGCGACCTCTCTGCTTTGTCCGATAGCGCTGGACCACATGGACAAAAAATATGCTAACCCTTGCCCCTTGGCCTGTCCGTGTCGCCTACTCTAGCCTCCCGGTTAAGCTCCCTGGAGCTCCCTCGATCTCCCCCACAGGCCCACCACTATCTCCTGCTTCCTAAAGAGAAGGGGACAACGGAATTTCTAGGTGTTCTGCACGAATCGGAGGACACCTCAAAGATCGCGCAGGTGGAGATGTGTCCAGATCTCCTTGTCCCCTCCAGTAGCTCCGCCGAATCCTGCCCTCCCGCACCCCGGCAAAGCCCGGAATTAGCCTCCCCGCCAGCCTCGGAGATCAGCCCGGGGGAAGCCTTGGTCTTTGAGGTGCTGAGCAGAGAATGGTGCCCCGGGTTCTGACCTGGATGACGCGCATGTTGAGGCCGGTCTCCTGAGCCAGCTGCTCACGGATGTGGCGCGTGGGTTTGGGCGTCGCGGCGAAGGCGGCTTTGAGCGTCTCCAGTTGTTTGGCTTTGATGGTGGTGCGCGGACCCCTTCGCTTCGCGCCCAGGTTTTGGTCGTCGTTCTCATTGCTGCCCCCTTCCTTGTCCGACACGTTGGCGCTCTCTGAGTCCTTGGCATCGTCCTGAGACGGGTCTTGGGAGTCCGGAGACAAACTGGGGTCACTGCCCGTGGTGGCTtagggaagagggaaagagagagagaaagaggaaaatgccAGGTGAGCAGCGGCCTCAGCGGGGATCTGCACCCCCACACCCTCCTAGGACCCAACTTGCCCTAGAGAGCTGGACTGCCGGCCTGGCCCTAGGCCCTCACCCGAGTGGAGGCTGTTCTCTTTGGCGACGCTGCTGTTGCTTAGGTAATCCTCTTTGCAGACGAACTTGTTCTCGTCGATGATGTACAGTTCCTCGCCGGTGGAGAGTTGCTTGTTGCACATCATACAGGTGAAGCAGTTTAGGTGAAACACTTTGCTTCGAGCTCTCCGGACCAGATCGCTAGGGGAGATGCCTTGCGCACAGCCGGCGCATTTGGTACCGAAACACCTGCAGGGGGGACAAGTTGGCCAGAGGTCATGGGGGCACAGAGGCCTAGAGAAAGACCAGGGAGAAAGCACACCAAAGACATGGAGGGAGATATGAAAgtgtggaggaagaagagaagtgtgagacagacagacagacacacaaatgagggaagaaatgaaaaagaaaagactgtGTAGGAAGAGCAAGAAGGCAGGAGAACACTCGCAGGAGATAGATACCAATGGTTAGAGAGTCAGGGCCCCAAGTTGTCCCCCATATCTCTCCTAACATCTGAGGTCCCCGTGGGGTAAAATGCAGCATCAGAAAGAACAAGGAATGCCATTTATACACAGCATATTTGGAGAAAGAGCCAATTCAATTTAGAACTTCAAAAGAGTGCACCCTGATCACCTGGGTTTTCTCCTCAAGCCTTTCTTGTACCAAAGAAAGGCCCTACTGTAGGCTGAGTTGACAGGGTCATGTCTGGTGATGGGTAAACAAACAGATAGATACCTGGAGCCCTGGAGGTGCAGGTGGGTACCCTCAAGTTCAAAACCAAAGGCAGGCAGATAGGCTCCCATAGGAGCCAAGGTGGGGTTGAAGATGGATGGCACCAGCCCTTAGGACCCATTGACATCCCTCCCCTCTGTGACTCCCCAGCTGAGCAGAAGCTCCCCCAGTTCCTCCAGGTCAGCCACACTGTCCTAGAGATCTTTGAAACAATAACCTCAGGTCCAGGGATGTCACTGGGCACAGAGCATCTGGGCCTAGCAGAGACCAAGAGATTTCAAACCCCTTTTCTTCAGTTTGGTGTGTCACCACTACAAGTCAGAAAGTAAAAGCAAAACCAGCCAGGAAAGGAAACCCATTGATTTCAAAGCCACAAGGTAAAATTAgaatttgttttacattttcttgGTTGACTATGGTGTTTTGGTAGGTTGGTGGCAAAACACTGAGTTTCAAAGACTATGATTAAAGTGCCAAACAGTGGAGGGGTAGAGGGGAAAGTCTCCTGCTGTCAACAGTGGGGTGCTGGCACTTCTCAGTGTTTCACCCAGGAGGTGAGGGTGTCAGGGAATTAGGGGAAACTCTAGTGGGTCACAGAGGCCAAACCAAAGGGCCAGCCTAGGAAACAACGGTATAAGTCTAACGTGATGCTGCTGCATTGTGGCACTTCACAGGCTACAGAGCAGCATTATGCCTCCTTGAAGCTTGGAAGCTATCTGGATTTAGGGAACACCCATACTTCAGGGCCATGCTGGTCCCTGCCTCTTCCATGACAGGTTGATCAGACAGTTCTTGAGGAAGAGCTCTtcggggcagagaagggatctaAGGTAGGCTTCaaagtttaaaacaaacaaatacacaaacaaaacaaaaatacccggCAGACTCCAAGAATACAATTGAGGAAAGATGAGAGCACTGGGTACAATGCCCAAGACTCGGGGCCTCTTTCCAAGCTTGGAGGTACTCCGGGCCAAGGACCGTTTATATAGATGCTTTCTTCTCAGGCACGTGCGGTCCGGCCCCACCATTTCCAGGACGCAAGCAGGGCCCTGACCGGCCTCCCTGCTCAATAACTGGCCTTAAGTAAGGTGCCCCGGGACTTAGCCGCTCTCTCCAAAGGCAGCTCCTAACGTCTCCTGCCTCCTGAGCGGCCACGCTGACCTCTGATCCGAAGCTGGCCCGTTAAGGTCCGCTGGGAGGGAAGCGTCCTGGCGCTGGAGGGAAATACTCACCGAAAAAAGTCGTTCTTGCAGTAGAGCTTGCCTTCCCGGGAGAAGCACTTCTCGGTCAGGTTGCATTTACATTCACAGCACTGCACACACTTGACATGCCAGGCCCTGTCCAGCACATTCAAGAGGAAGCGGTCCAGGATGGGCCTTTTGCAGCCGGCACAGTGCACCATGGTCTTTGGTTTGTTTGGTCGGGTGAGGCCCGGAGAGAGAAGAGCAGGTAGAGAGCGGAGAAAGCTCTCGCAAAGACGACTGACAACAAGcttcccggcccctcaagaaAAATCAAAGGAGACACACTCCGTAGTGCAAGCCAAAACCCGGCACCGGGAAATCAAAgtgggggaaagaagggagaggtgATGGGGGGAAGGCTGGGGGCGCCTTCGGAGGAGGGTGCGTGCAGCCGGGGAAAGTCCCAGGGCTCCGGGTCACAGCGGCTCCGCTGCAGCTCCCGGAGCTACGGGATGAAGGAGTCGCAGACGGGCGAGGGAGACTCTTGGCTCGGAGCTCGCGGAGTAGTGAAGGTCACCGAGGAAGGTGGAGGGCAGGGACGGAAATAAATAAGAAGGGAGTCGGAGAAGGACGCGGACGGACGACGCGGCGAGCTCGGGTTGCAGGAGAAAGCGCCTCCGAGTTCTCTCCGGCTTGAGGTAGAGCTGTCAGAAGTCAAAGTGCATCTTCAGCTTTTGTCGGGGGCTAAGAGCGGGTGTGTGCGTGCCGGGCTGCCCAACACCGGGattcccctctcctctttttcttttggaaagaaaGGAAGCGCACGGAGCGAAGAGAGAGGGAAGCTTTGGATCCTAAATGGTCAGCATCGCGCCGCGAGGATGGATTGGAGCGCACGGGGCTCCCGCCGAGCTGGGCCTGGAGATGGGGGCGAGGACAGGCCGAGGCGCTCGGGTGCGCAGGGAGAGCCCGAAGAAGCTCCTGTTGACTGCTCTGGTCGCCTTGGCTTCCCCCTTTCGGAGAAGTGTTTGTGTCAATCGCCGACGATGAGAGACAACTCCGGGCGGCCGAGCCAAGCGCGCGCGCTTGTTGCCCGCCACCCCGGCCCGGTGGCCTGTCCGGCGGCCTGCGTGTCCTCGGGACGGCCCTCCCGGTGCCCAGGGCTCCTGTGAGGAGGGAGTGCGGGGCCGATTCCTCACCGTGCCTGGCTTTGCATCGTGGCTCCGGTCAACAACTCCAGCTGCCTGGGCGCGCAGCCCCGCATCGCTGGCCCACGCTCCGGCTGCCTGCgtccaaccaatcaaccaaccaacctcACAGTCGcttgacttttcttttccttttctttttcttccgcCCTGTTTTATTTTCGTTGTGCTGGTAAAATCTgggtttcctttctcttctcttttctttttttcttttgctgcgGGAGGAGTCGGGcgggggggaggaggaggcgcTTGGAGAGCTTTAGGGAAAAACGTCCTGCTTTTTCCTGGTGCGGCGGCTACAGTTCTGCGTGGCTGGAACAGCTCGGCACAGGCTGCAAGCCAGCCCCGGGCCGCAGTTCGTGGCTGCTGATGCTCCCTCCCCGGACAAGCGTCCCTCGATCCCTGCTCTCCTGGCCCCGGTCGGCCGGCCCGCCCGGCGCGTCTCACTCCAGCTCCGGCAGCTCGGTCACTGCTCCCGGCTGTTGGCTGAGCTCTTGGAAGCCCCCTCGCCTTAATGCAGCGCCCGCCGACGTCACGGAGGCCCACGACCAATCAGAACCTCGCGGTCCCTCTGTAAACCATTCTGCATCCCCCGGCCGGGGAGAGTGCGGGGAGACCGCGTTTAGAGGACCAGTGGCGGCCGCATCTTCGGCCGCCCGgcgggcagcagcagcagcagcgaggCGCCGCGTCCCCTCCGGCTCCGGTAAGACGGTGCGTTTTGGTGGGATGGATGGGATGGCACGGACTGAGAAAGCCCCAAGCTAGGCGCTGGAAGAGGGCAGAGTGGGGCACACGAGTCATTCAAGAGGATGAAGCTTGACTTGATTGAAGACTAAGATGCTATTTATTAGGTCCGAGAGCCGCCGGCTCCTGGTGCAGTTTGGCTTTGCAAAATTCACTGGGAATTTGGCCGCTTTCATCCTTCCTCTTGTTGCCCAGACCTGAAAGTTTGTGTCGGGGTCGTGGCGCGTCTTTGCATGGCGTGGGGGTTTGGGGGAAAGTGGGAGCAATAGAAGATAGTGGTGGATGGGCGCGTGGCAGCCAATGTCCCTCCTGCGGTCCCTCCTTCTGCGTTCCCTCTCCACCACCCCTAATCCATTCAAAGTCCACCCGG
This genomic interval carries:
- the LHX1 gene encoding LIM/homeobox protein Lhx1: MVHCAGCKRPILDRFLLNVLDRAWHVKCVQCCECKCNLTEKCFSREGKLYCKNDFFRCFGTKCAGCAQGISPSDLVRRARSKVFHLNCFTCMMCNKQLSTGEELYIIDENKFVCKEDYLSNSSVAKENSLHSATTGSDPSLSPDSQDPSQDDAKDSESANVSDKEGGSNENDDQNLGAKRRGPRTTIKAKQLETLKAAFAATPKPTRHIREQLAQETGLNMRVIQVWFQNRRSKERRMKQLSALGARRHAFFRSPRRMRPLVDRLEPGELIPNGPFSFYGDYQSEYYGPGGNYDFFPQGPPSSQAQTPVDLPFVPSSGPSGTPLGGLEHPLPGHHPSSDAQRFTDILAHPPGDSPSPEPSLPGPLHSMSAEVFGPSPPFSSLSVNGGASYGNHLSHPPEMNEAAVW